The Verrucomicrobiota bacterium DNA segment GTCGAACGAGGTGAAATGTCCAACAGTATTTTTGTGTTGGAAGAAGTTAAATTTGAGCGCTCAAAACTAGTGTATGAGTCTTTGAAAAACTCTATCTTTCAGTTGGAAGATTCATTTAGAAGAGTGGCAGGTCTTGAAGAGAACGCAGCTATTACATCGAGTATTCATTTAGATGGAGCGGCTAACGACTTTTCCGTTTTAGAAAGTCAGATGGATGCGTTTATCTCTCAAATTGACAAAATGTCGCTACGATTTCAGGAGAAAAAGTTCCTCCTCGAACAGGAAGGTCTGCGTCTTCAAAAGTATACGGTCATTAATCGACCCAAGCTGGATGGCTTAGTTCGTTTCAGAAAAGATTCTGAGACCATTGCCACAGGGAACAGGAATAACCTCGAGTTGGAAGAGGCTTTCGCTGGGTTAGAGCTGAATTGGAGTCTTTATGATTCAGGTGCCCAAAAGGGGCTGGTGCTGAATTCGATTCAATTAAAACGCCAATTGGAACGCGAGTTAACCATGCTAAAAGATTCAATTGCGGCCGATTTGAATTATAAGCTGGCGAATCTGAAGGTGTTGGTACCGCAAAGCCGCTTGGACCAACAGGACTTCGGTTGGGCAGTCGGTTCTTACAATCAAGCGCTTGAGGATAGAAAGGCCGGTCGGGTTTCCGAAAAGGATCTTCTTATTTTAAGTCGCAATGTTGAAATAGCTAAAACTAAAGTATTCGTTTCAAGAGCCAATTATTTCAAAGCCCTGGCCAGTCTCAATGTGGCAATGGAGAGCACTTCTATTTTAGCATACCTAGATTAATGATACGTTACGTTATAGCCATAGTATTTCTATCAATTTGTGGATTCGCAGGTTGGATCTTTTATAAGAAGTTAGTCGTCAAAGAGGTCG contains these protein-coding regions:
- a CDS encoding TolC family protein; translated protein: MNFFRRSILATLFFGFTGSIDLSLLAIEPDQPVQVILPVPLDQLNSELKAHIKKAAVNSWDMTLQDILVKRGEAISTQMSSGKGIKLRLNTNVGFQDQNSGGTSSQGVQFRYDVTARKPIYHWGALEADHEVGLLQVESSKYHRQIAFLSLYQNLINHYVDYIVLKQREKEQLLSLELFEADLTLYRDQVERGEMSNSIFVLEEVKFERSKLVYESLKNSIFQLEDSFRRVAGLEENAAITSSIHLDGAANDFSVLESQMDAFISQIDKMSLRFQEKKFLLEQEGLRLQKYTVINRPKLDGLVRFRKDSETIATGNRNNLELEEAFAGLELNWSLYDSGAQKGLVLNSIQLKRQLERELTMLKDSIAADLNYKLANLKVLVPQSRLDQQDFGWAVGSYNQALEDRKAGRVSEKDLLILSRNVEIAKTKVFVSRANYFKALASLNVAMESTSILAYLD